A genomic region of Pyrus communis chromosome 14, drPyrComm1.1, whole genome shotgun sequence contains the following coding sequences:
- the LOC137715911 gene encoding laccase-17-like produces MGVPLLSSATLLRLFLFSLITLCLIPQHALASITRHYKFDIKHQNVTRLCHTKSIVTVNGQFPGPRIVAREGDHVLIKVVNHVQNNISIHWHGIRQLRSGWADGPAYVTQCPIQTGNNYVYNFTITGQRGTLFWHAHISWLRSTVYGPLIILPKRGVPYPFAKPYKEIPIIFGEWWNVNPEAVISQALQTGGGPNVSDAYTINGLPGPFYNCSAKDTFKLKVQSGKTYLLRLINAALNDELFFSIANHTLKVVEADAIYVKPFETDTILIAPGQTTNVLLKTKANFPNATFFMTARPYATGLGTFDNSTVAAILEYESPSKTLHSTLPMKKLPLFKPVLPALNDTSFATKFSNKLRSLANAQFPANVPQKVDKHFFFTIGLGTNPCSNSNQTCQGPNGTMFAASVNNVSFAMPTTALLQAHFTGQSNAVYSPYFPSSPLIPFNYTGTPPNNTMVGNGTKLMVLPFNTSVELVMQDTSILGVESHPLHLHGFNFFVVGQGFGNFDRNKDPANFNLVDPVERNTVGVPSGGWVAIRFLADNPGVWFMHCHLEIHTSWGLKMAWLVLDGKLPNQKLLPPPADLPTC; encoded by the exons atgGGAGTTCCTCTTCTTTCGTCAGCAACACTTCTTAGACTCTTCCTCTTTTCTCTCATTACGTTGTGTCTCATTCCTCAGCATGCTCTTGCAAGCATAACGAGGCACTACAAATTTGAT ATCAAACATCAAAATGTGACAAGACTATGCCACACAAAGAGCATTGTAACAGTAAACGGGCAATTTCCAGGGCCTCGAATTGTTGCTCGGGAGGGTGATCACGTCCTTATTAAAGTGGTTAATCATGTTCAAAACAACATTTCCATCCACTG GCATGGCATTCGACAGCTTCGATCGGGGTGGGCTGATGGACCTGCATATGTTACCCAATGTCCTATACAAACAGGCAACAATTATGTCTACAACTTCACCATTACAGGCCAAAGAGGCACTCTTTTCTGGCATGCTCATATATCATGGCTTAGATCAACTGTTTATGGTCCCTTGATCATACTTCCCAAGCGCGGTGTACCTTACCCATTTGCTAAGCCCTACAAGGAGATTCCGATCATCTTCG GAGAGTGGTGGAATGTAAACCCTGAAGCTGTTATTAGCCAAGCCTTGCAAACAGGTGGAGGGCCAAACGTCTCTGATGCTTATACCATCAATGGACTTCCAGGGCCCTTTTACAATTGTTCTGCCAAAG acaCATTCAAGCTGAAGGTTCAATCTGGGAAGACTTACCTTCTCCGCCTAATCAACGCTGCGCTCAATGATGAGCTCTTCTTTAGCATTGCAAACCACACCCTCAAAGTGGTAGAAGCTGATGCGATCTATGTCAAACCCTTTGAGACTGACACAATTCTGATTGCCCCGGGGCAGACTACAAATGTTCTGCTCAAGACCAAAGCAAATTTCCCCAATGCCACATTTTTCATGACCGCTAGGCCATACGCGACTGGACTAGGCACCTTTGACAACTCCACTGTTGCTGCTATTTTAGAGTATGAATCACCCTCCAAAACCCTCCATTCAACCCTCCCAATGAAGAAGCTTCCGCTCTTCAAACCAGTTCTGCCTGCTCTAaatgacacatcatttgcaACAAAGTTCAGCAACAAACTTCGTAGCTTAGCCAATGCACAATTCCCTGCTAATGTCCCCCAAAAGGTTGACAAACACTTTTTCTTCACAATAGGCCTTGGAACCAACCCATGCAGCAACAGTAACCAAACCTGCCAGGGACCTAATGGGACAATGTTTGCGGCTTCAGTCAATAACGTTTCTTTCGCAATGCCAACCACCGCTCTACTTCAAGCCCACTTCACGGGGCAATCAAATGCGGTTTACAGCCCTTACTTCCCAAGCAGTCCTTTAATTCCATTTAACTATACAGGCACCCCACCTAATAATACAATGGTTGGCAATGGTACAAAGCTAATGGTACTTCCATTCAACACTAGTGTGGAGTTGGTGATGCAGGACACAAGCATTCTGGGCGTCGAAAGCCACCCTCTTCATCTTCATGGATTTAATTTCTTTGTTGTTGGACAAGGGTTCGGGAACTTTGACCGGAATAAGGACCCTGCAAACTTCAATTTGGTCGACCCTGTTGAAAGAAATACTGTGGGTGTGCCATCTGGTGGATGGGTTGCAATACGATTCCTAGCAGATAACCCCG GTGTATGGTTCATGCATTGCCATTTGGAGATCCATACTAGTTGGGGCTTGAAGATGGCTTGGCTAGTCCTAGATGGAAAGCTTCCCAACCAAAAGTTGCTTCCTCCCCCAGCAGATCTTCCCACTTGTTAA
- the LOC137716162 gene encoding uncharacterized protein has translation MKTVSGIVLSSKPISLSKATSTLSSFVSSDTGASQEFTVYLRRTLASFKEVKQLHKELKSPRSERKRSRRHRSETENDDAETVGENPAQSTGVSEVSHGLESKPETQRQVVDAQVKKKERKKGEVRKFGEDGGGISERGGEGGEKKETADSVEVLRTKKKKKRDNVGNSNEDGDRIEKGDGGVKIAERANGGVEKREPADSVDTQNKKKKRDNVSNSGENGGQMKKGDGGAKTRSEEVKKEESKKRKSGVLEDGGSGALGGEQGDKKKKRRKS, from the coding sequence ATGAAAACGGTATCGGGGATCGTCCTCTCGTCGAAGCCAATCTCTCTGTCCAAAGCGACTTCCACTCTCTCCTCCTTCGTCTCCAGCGACACCGGCGCGTCGCAAGAGTTCACCGTCTACCTCCGACGCACCTTGGCATCGTTCAAGGAGGTGAAGCAGCTACACAAGGAGCTCAAATCGCCGAGATCGGAAAGGAAGCGGTCGCGGCGGCACAGGTCGGAGACCGAAAACGACGACGCAGAGACCGTCGGAGAGAATCCGGCGCAGAGTACCGGTGTGAGTGAGGTGAGTCATGGGCTTGAGTCCAAGCCGGAAACGCAGCGACAGGTAGTGGATGCCCaggtgaagaagaaggagaggaagaagggTGAAGTTCGTAAATTTGGGGAAGATGGAGGTGGAATTTCAGAGAGGGGAGGGGAGGGTGGTGAAAAGAAAGAGACAGCTGATTCAGTAGAGGTACTtaggacgaagaagaagaagaagagggacaATGTAGGTAATTCTAATGAAGATGGGGATCGAATTGAGAAGGGAGATGGCGGGGTCAAAATTGCAGAGAGGGCGAATGGCGGTGTTGAAAAGAGAGAGCCGGCTGATTCAGTTGATacacaaaataagaagaaaaagagggacAATGTTAGCAATTCCGGTGAAAACGGGGGTCAAATGAAGAAGGGAGATGGCGGGGCTAAAACAAGGAGCGAAGAGGTAAAGAAGGAAGAGAGTAAGAAAAGGAAGAGTGGGGTGTTAGAAGATGGAGGCTCTGGTGCTTTAGGAGGAGAGCAAGGggataagaaaaagaagaggaggaaaagttGA